The Methanofervidicoccus abyssi genome includes the window ATTAGATGAAGTCTGTAGGCAGATAAAAGAGATCGCCGAGAAGACAGGTGTTGATATATCGGGGCCTATTCCTTTACCTACGAAGAAGTTAAAAGTAGTAACAAGAAAATCCCCAGATGGAGAAGGTTCCTCCACCTTTGACAGATGGACAATGAAGATACATAAGAGATTAATAGATATTGAAGCAGACGAGAGGACTATGAAACGTATTATGAAGATAAGAATACCAGATTCTGTTCAGATAGAGATTGAACTGAGAAGCTAATTTTAAATAGCCTTAATATTCATAGGTAGATTGCTGTTGCAATAGTATTAAACTATTGCAACAAAAACCTCTTTTTAAAATCCTTATCCCATAGTGGATAAGGAGAAAAATATCGTTATAACTATATTCCGTAGTGGATATAGTGTATTTTGTTC containing:
- the rpsJ gene encoding 30S ribosomal protein S10, with translation MQRARIKLSSTDHRELDEVCRQIKEIAEKTGVDISGPIPLPTKKLKVVTRKSPDGEGSSTFDRWTMKIHKRLIDIEADERTMKRIMKIRIPDSVQIEIELRS